CAAGCATGAGGTGCGTTTTCGCGATGGACGGATGGTGCATGACTTCCTGTTCTCCAGCCTCCACCGGGCATTGGGTGAGGCGCGTGCCGGGCATTCGGAAGCTGAGGCTGAGGATGCTCATGCCGGGCTCGATGTGGACCCGGAAACCGGTGAAATTCGTCAGCCTGTAGCGGCCCCGGACGCACCGAGTCAGCCGGCCTGGCAGCAGCAGCCCATGGCCCTGCACGCGCGCCGTGAAGAACAGGGTGGTGGTGTCACCCCTGATAGGGTCCGAGCCTTCATGGATGGCTATCGCCAGTTGCATCCAGAGCATGAGCAGAATCTGTTGACCCCACAGTCCGGTGCACCTGGCGCTGGAGGTCAGGCTGCCGATCAGGCTCTCGCCGAACGCACTTATCAGAACAGGGTGGCGGAGCCTCGCACCATGGCTGATGTTGCCGAAGCCACGCGGCCGATGCCATCGATGCCGGAGGAGGATGCCACTCAGGCACCGCCACTGGGTTATGCCGTCGCGCAACTGCATGGTATCTACATCGTCGCTCAGAATGCTCAGGGCATGGTGCTGGTCGATATGCATGCCGCCCATGAACGTATCGTCTATGAGCGCATGAAATCTCAGGTGCACGGCGCTCAAGCAAATGGCGGGGCGTTGGATGCTCAGCCGTTGCTGGTCCCCGTGTCGCTGGCCGTCAGTGCGGGAGAGATGGAGACTGCAGAGAGTGAACGCGAGGCTTTTACGCGGCTGGGCGTGGAATTGGACGCTGCGGGGCCGGAGACCTTGCTGGTTCGCCAGGTGCCGGCGTTGTTGGCCGATGCTGACGTTGAGCCACTGGTGCGTGAAATGTTGAGCGACCTGGAGCGTTTCGGTAGCTCCGATCGGATCGAGGCACACATCAACGAACTGCTGGCGACCATGGCCTGTCACGGCAGTGTACGCGCCAACCGTCAGCTGACCATCGCCGAGATGAATGCGCTGCTGCGCGATATGGAGCGCACCGAGCGCAGCGGACAGTGTAACCATGGCCGCCCGACCTGGACTCAGATGAGCCTGCGTGAATTGGACAAGCTGTTCCTCAGAGGCCAATAACGATGAGTACAGACCAGCGGCCTCTGGCGATTCTATTGATGGGGCCGACAGCGGCGGGCAAGACCGACCTGGCCATTGAGCTGCGCGAAGCGCTCAACGGTGAAATCATCAGCGTGGATTCGGCGATGGTCTATCGTGGCATGGATATCGGCAGTGCCAAACCATCGCCGGAGGAGTTGGCGCGTGCCCCGCATCGCCTGATCGACATTCGTGATCCAGCGGACGCCTACAGTGCCGCATCCTTTCGTGAGGACGCCCTCGCCGAGATGCACGAGATCGTGGCAGCAGGGCGGGTGCCGCTACTCGTTGGCGGTACCATGATGTACTTCAAGCGCTTGATGGACGGCGTTGCCAACCTGCCTTCGGCAGACGCCGGAGTGCGTCAGCGTCTCGATCAGCAGGCCCGGGAACAGGGTCTGGAAGCACTTCATCGGCGCCTTGCCAAGGTCGATCCAGAGTCCGCAGCGCGCATCCATCCCAATGATCCCCAGCGCCTGATGCGGGCGCTGGAAGTCCATGAAGTCAGTGGACGTTCGCTTACGGAGCTGTGGCGTGAGCAGGCGCCGCAAAACTTTCCTTTCAGAACCTTGTCCATAGGTCTCGCGCCTGCGGATAGGTCGGTGTTGCATGAACGTATAGCAACGCGTTTCTCATCCATGCTGGAAGCTGGCTTC
This Halomonas huangheensis DNA region includes the following protein-coding sequences:
- the miaA gene encoding tRNA (adenosine(37)-N6)-dimethylallyltransferase MiaA produces the protein MSTDQRPLAILLMGPTAAGKTDLAIELREALNGEIISVDSAMVYRGMDIGSAKPSPEELARAPHRLIDIRDPADAYSAASFREDALAEMHEIVAAGRVPLLVGGTMMYFKRLMDGVANLPSADAGVRQRLDQQAREQGLEALHRRLAKVDPESAARIHPNDPQRLMRALEVHEVSGRSLTELWREQAPQNFPFRTLSIGLAPADRSVLHERIATRFSSMLEAGFLDEVAALRGRGDLSLELPSMKSVGYRQAWCYLDGVYGQGAMSGLDELRYRGVVATRQLAKRQLTWLRSWPDLHWVDPLTGTAAAELLKLVRVSGT
- the mutL gene encoding DNA mismatch repair endonuclease MutL, with product MSDIGTARRRIQVLDPRLANQIAAGEVVERPASVIKELVENAIDAGSTRIEVEIESGGARLIKVRDDGSGISEEDLPLSLSRHATSKITSLEELEGVASLGFRGEALASISSVSRLELISNTDEDPRNGWRVVAEGRRMEPRVSPAPHPRGTSVLVRDLFFNTPARRKFLRTEKTEFGHVEEAFRRQALSRFDIGWVLRHNQKTLHQVPVAHLPEDRERRLKSLLGKAFLENALTLDIEVGALRLWGWVGLPTHSRAQADQQYFFVNGRVVRDRLVAHAIRQAYRDVLFNGRHPVFVLYLDVDPAVVDVNVHPTKHEVRFRDGRMVHDFLFSSLHRALGEARAGHSEAEAEDAHAGLDVDPETGEIRQPVAAPDAPSQPAWQQQPMALHARREEQGGGVTPDRVRAFMDGYRQLHPEHEQNLLTPQSGAPGAGGQAADQALAERTYQNRVAEPRTMADVAEATRPMPSMPEEDATQAPPLGYAVAQLHGIYIVAQNAQGMVLVDMHAAHERIVYERMKSQVHGAQANGGALDAQPLLVPVSLAVSAGEMETAESEREAFTRLGVELDAAGPETLLVRQVPALLADADVEPLVREMLSDLERFGSSDRIEAHINELLATMACHGSVRANRQLTIAEMNALLRDMERTERSGQCNHGRPTWTQMSLRELDKLFLRGQ